A genomic region of Elusimicrobiaceae bacterium contains the following coding sequences:
- a CDS encoding molybdopterin-dependent oxidoreductase has translation MAIKETENFKTVNRRVTKVDALGLACGRAEFTDDVAVPGVLHGKILWSPHAHAEITSIDTSGAEKVPGVKAVLCYKNVPRIRHTTAGQGYPEPSPYDCLVFDTKVRYVGDKVAAVAAETKEAAELALSKIRVEYKVLPAVFEIMDAVKPGAPVIHDEKDARNIPDAKRNICAKFDLDIHPDEWFSKADYIFENTFETQYAQHCALEPHTTLTWLDPNGRLFIRTSTQVPFHVRRIVG, from the coding sequence ATGGCAATTAAAGAAACCGAAAATTTCAAGACCGTAAACCGCCGCGTCACCAAAGTGGACGCGCTCGGCCTCGCCTGCGGCCGGGCCGAATTTACCGATGACGTGGCCGTGCCGGGCGTACTGCACGGTAAAATCCTGTGGAGTCCGCACGCGCACGCCGAGATCACGAGCATAGACACTTCCGGGGCGGAAAAAGTGCCCGGCGTCAAAGCGGTGCTGTGCTACAAAAACGTGCCGCGCATCCGCCACACTACGGCGGGGCAGGGTTACCCGGAGCCGTCGCCCTATGACTGCCTAGTGTTCGATACCAAGGTGCGCTATGTAGGCGACAAGGTGGCGGCCGTGGCGGCCGAAACCAAAGAGGCGGCCGAGCTGGCGCTTTCCAAAATCAGGGTGGAGTATAAAGTGCTGCCCGCCGTGTTTGAGATCATGGACGCGGTGAAGCCCGGCGCGCCGGTCATTCACGACGAGAAGGACGCCAGGAATATTCCCGACGCCAAACGCAATATCTGCGCGAAATTTGATCTTGACATCCACCCGGACGAATGGTTTTCCAAGGCCGACTATATCTTCGAGAACACCTTTGAAACCCAGTACGCGCAGCACTGCGCGCTGGAGCCGCATACCACGCTCACCTGGCTTGATCCTAACGGCAGGCTTTTCATACGCACTTCCACGCAGGTGCCGTTTCATGTGCGCCGTATCGTGGG
- a CDS encoding (2Fe-2S)-binding protein, with amino-acid sequence MKTTVLESRAGYFEIAFTLNGAEKTFRAGESETLIELLRREGYTGTKKGCDTGDCGSCTVLVDGRAALSCMMLAVSAHGTSVETIEGLGGPADPHPIQQAYVDSGAVQCGFCIPGMILVTKELLAANPDPAEPEIRHALDGNICRCTGYVKQVHAVKLAARALKGKAGAKPKKRGENHGN; translated from the coding sequence ATGAAAACGACGGTATTGGAATCCAGGGCCGGATACTTTGAAATCGCGTTTACGCTAAACGGCGCGGAAAAAACTTTCCGCGCAGGCGAGAGTGAAACGCTTATAGAACTGTTGCGCCGCGAAGGTTATACTGGCACGAAAAAAGGCTGTGACACGGGCGACTGCGGCAGCTGCACCGTGCTGGTGGACGGGCGCGCCGCGCTTTCGTGCATGATGCTGGCGGTGTCGGCGCATGGCACAAGCGTGGAAACGATCGAGGGGCTGGGCGGCCCCGCCGACCCGCATCCGATCCAGCAGGCTTATGTGGATTCGGGCGCGGTGCAGTGCGGGTTCTGCATTCCCGGCATGATACTGGTGACGAAAGAGCTGCTTGCCGCAAATCCCGATCCGGCGGAGCCGGAAATCCGGCACGCGCTTGACGGCAATATCTGCCGCTGCACGGGCTATGTAAAGCAGGTCCATGCGGTTAAGCTGGCCGCCCGGGCGCTTAAAGGCAAAGCGGGCGCGAAACCGAAAAAGCGAGGCGAGAATCATGGCAATTAA
- a CDS encoding FAD binding domain-containing protein — protein sequence MSKITSYTRPAGAKEAVGVLARFKGRAVIFGGGTGLVKSLPSGVTAVADLKYAGLSYIKRDSKFLTIGACTTFTDLLQSPVIRNWAGGLVYEAAYRISSHLIRNMGTLGGNMVRPYPFNHFPVVLAALNASAVVARPGKTETVPVEKLFEKPYAEELGRKWVLVEFKIPAGTEKFSGVFDKVAKTESSWENIMLCAAVLEHKGGVCRSLRVALGAAVAKATVLPAAEAVLAGKKITAELACEAGGKAAAQAGQFNSLSAPAQYKKEIAPVVIRRCILAAAGQGAR from the coding sequence ATGAGCAAAATAACATCCTATACCCGTCCCGCGGGCGCGAAAGAAGCGGTCGGCGTGCTTGCCCGATTCAAGGGCCGCGCCGTCATATTCGGCGGCGGCACGGGGCTTGTTAAATCGCTGCCGTCCGGCGTTACCGCCGTGGCGGACCTGAAGTACGCGGGGCTGTCCTATATAAAACGCGACTCGAAATTTCTCACGATCGGGGCGTGCACGACGTTTACCGACCTGCTTCAATCGCCTGTTATCAGAAACTGGGCGGGCGGGCTTGTTTATGAGGCGGCTTACCGCATATCGAGCCATCTCATCCGCAATATGGGCACGCTCGGGGGCAATATGGTGCGCCCGTATCCGTTCAACCATTTTCCCGTGGTGCTGGCCGCGTTAAACGCCAGCGCGGTGGTCGCGCGGCCCGGAAAAACCGAAACCGTGCCGGTGGAAAAACTGTTCGAGAAACCTTACGCGGAGGAACTGGGCCGCAAATGGGTGCTGGTGGAATTTAAAATTCCCGCCGGAACGGAAAAATTCTCCGGCGTGTTTGATAAAGTCGCCAAAACCGAAAGTTCGTGGGAAAACATCATGCTGTGCGCGGCAGTTCTGGAGCATAAAGGCGGGGTCTGCAGGTCTCTGCGCGTGGCGCTGGGCGCGGCGGTCGCGAAAGCGACGGTGCTGCCTGCGGCGGAAGCCGTGCTGGCGGGCAAAAAGATTACCGCGGAACTGGCTTGCGAAGCGGGCGGGAAAGCCGCCGCTCAGGCCGGCCAGTTCAATTCGCTGAGCGCGCCGGCGCAGTATAAAAAAGAAATCGCCCCGGTTGTCATACGGCGCTGCATCCTGGCCGCCGCCGGGCAGGGAGCGCGCTGA
- a CDS encoding metallopeptidase TldD-related protein, producing MKKAILFLICFAGPARAGFAADGATFETPVFKAMRAELARNGARLRADRYPLPYFLAYTVTRTQEFETQATFGSTVSDELEARALARAELRVGSEKFDNSNFVKGFGDSNDYLSWTDRDGGYAAVRRALWEISDDTYNAAVQALAKKSALARTRNLADQPDDFSPSTPAIYAGGIKPFGLDRPALVDAARSASAVFRRYADIMVSGVTLSVSQAESSYANSENTMVHSGGALGAATFNAETMAADGMPIKRSRSFVYAQNELPSAGGLAGLAAQFAGSVSASVHGSTLAAYVGPVLFEGAAAGQLFSKFFAGSVYAPRPSWSEFGQENGMGAFYNRLGLRVMSPLFSVTDDPLAKEHNGAGLVGSYEVDSEGVPARAVQLVKKGKLLDLLMSRAPARERFASNGHGRATLFSVPRGSASNLFFRPAVTVPDADLKTKLLALCRDYDLEYGILVRDAGDFSGDMEIYKVYAADGREEPLRGVRFDALNNRVLRDIVSAGAALNVYNTMVNGIPVSVVAPSVLVSEAELKAVDTKPEKFPYLKHPYFDKR from the coding sequence ATGAAAAAAGCCATTTTGTTCCTGATATGTTTTGCCGGACCGGCACGGGCTGGTTTCGCGGCGGACGGCGCGACGTTTGAAACTCCCGTATTCAAAGCCATGCGGGCCGAACTGGCCCGCAACGGCGCGCGGCTGCGCGCGGACAGATATCCACTGCCTTATTTCCTTGCTTACACCGTAACGCGCACCCAGGAATTTGAAACTCAGGCGACTTTCGGCTCGACCGTGAGTGACGAACTGGAGGCCCGCGCGCTGGCCCGCGCGGAACTGCGGGTGGGGTCTGAAAAATTCGACAACTCCAACTTCGTCAAGGGGTTTGGCGATTCCAACGATTATCTTTCCTGGACCGACCGCGACGGCGGTTACGCCGCAGTGCGCCGCGCCCTGTGGGAGATTTCGGACGATACCTATAATGCCGCCGTGCAGGCTCTGGCTAAAAAGTCCGCGCTGGCGCGCACCAGGAATCTGGCCGACCAGCCGGACGATTTTTCTCCGTCCACTCCCGCCATTTACGCCGGCGGTATCAAACCGTTCGGGCTGGACCGGCCCGCGCTGGTGGACGCCGCGCGTTCCGCTTCGGCGGTATTTCGACGCTACGCCGATATTATGGTGAGCGGTGTCACGCTTTCCGTTTCGCAGGCTGAAAGCAGTTATGCGAACAGCGAAAACACCATGGTTCACAGCGGCGGCGCGCTGGGCGCGGCCACGTTCAACGCCGAAACGATGGCCGCCGACGGCATGCCGATAAAGCGCAGCCGTTCTTTTGTTTATGCGCAGAATGAACTGCCCTCCGCCGGCGGGCTTGCCGGGCTGGCCGCGCAATTTGCGGGCAGCGTTTCAGCCTCTGTTCATGGTTCCACGCTTGCCGCTTATGTGGGGCCGGTGCTGTTTGAAGGCGCGGCGGCGGGCCAGCTGTTCTCGAAATTCTTCGCGGGATCGGTTTACGCGCCGCGCCCGTCGTGGTCGGAGTTCGGGCAGGAAAACGGCATGGGCGCTTTCTACAACCGGCTCGGCCTGCGGGTAATGAGCCCGCTGTTCAGCGTTACCGATGATCCCCTTGCCAAAGAGCATAACGGCGCGGGGCTGGTCGGTTCGTACGAAGTGGATAGCGAAGGCGTGCCTGCCCGCGCCGTGCAGCTGGTGAAAAAAGGGAAACTGCTGGACCTGCTTATGAGCCGCGCTCCGGCCAGGGAACGCTTCGCTTCCAACGGACACGGACGGGCCACTCTGTTTTCCGTTCCCAGGGGCAGTGCGTCGAATCTGTTTTTCAGGCCGGCGGTCACGGTGCCAGACGCAGATCTTAAAACGAAACTGCTCGCCCTCTGCCGTGATTATGACCTGGAATACGGGATACTGGTGCGCGACGCGGGCGACTTTTCCGGGGATATGGAAATTTATAAAGTGTATGCCGCGGACGGGCGCGAAGAGCCTCTGCGCGGCGTCCGTTTTGACGCGCTCAACAACCGTGTGCTGCGCGACATAGTTTCGGCAGGCGCCGCGCTTAATGTGTATAATACTATGGTTAACGGCATCCCGGTGTCCGTTGTGGCGCCCTCCGTGCTGGTGAGCGAGGCGGAACTGAAAGCCGTGGATACGAAGCCGGAGAAGTTTCCGTACCTTAAACATCCGTATTTCGACAAGAGGTGA